Below is a window of Drosophila miranda strain MSH22 chromosome 3, D.miranda_PacBio2.1, whole genome shotgun sequence DNA.
ACCATTAAAAAAACCGCTCATAACCGAAAGTATTTCATTTCGATCTTCCTTTTACGAGGCCGAGAAGGCGATGTTAAGGGGTAAACACGAGAATTGCCGGAATGTAATCAAGTGCATTAAGAAATTTCGCGATGTTCAGACGAATTTACACAACTTAAAGAGCTATTATATTAAGACTCTTTTTCTTTGGAAGATTAGGTTCGAGCCGGAGTCTTACTGGTACAAGCCGCTCACAGTCATATTGATCGATGTATGTATGAGTAACAATCCTCAAATCCGATCCCCACTTTCTGAGCCACACAAATCAATTCTAGATGTTTGAGGAGTTGACGGATCGTTTAATGCACGGAAGACTAGACTACTTCTGGGACCCCAAGCTAAACATGCTGGATATATATTCAAGGAATCAAACAATAGAAATGTTTCGATGTGTCCAAGGAATGTCGGGCAAGCTAAGGAGGGTGGCTAAAGCTAGAAATCCCACATATCGCAGTTTGTTGAGTGTTCTGCAGGCTTTCAGCAAGTGAACCCCAAATAGTAAACCGGATTTTTGCTCTAATTAAATTATATTTCCCACAGGTCACAGAGAGGAACGCATTGCTATCCCTCGCTGTTACACGAGAAAGTCTCATCAAAAACGTCAAAGCAATAGGTCCTGTATTATCCCCCAGGAGATTATAAATTTTACATCCGGACCAAATAGAAAAACTGAAAGAATACAAATAGGAGCATCTACATTCTGGGATCCCGAGCTGAAAAACTTCGATATCTATACAAGCGTTCAAACAATGGAAAAGTTCCGATGTGTCCAAGGGACAGTGGACAAACTTAGAAGGGAAGCTGGGTATACCATATATTGCAGTTTGTTGAGCGTCCTGCAGGATTTCAGTAAGCTAATCCCCTATAGTTAACAGGACTTGTGCGCTCAGTAAATTGTATTTTCGACAGGTCACAATAAGGAATGGATTGCTATCCCTAGCTGTTACCCGAGAAAGTCTTATCCCAAGCGGAAATGCGTCAAGCGCCTGAAAAATCACTCCCAATGATGCCGTCTAGGCAATGGGCCCTGAATTAATCATGAGGAGATAACATTTCTTTCTAAAACTGGATGAAAAAACACAAACTGAATAACAAGCTTCGGCTTGGTTTCGCAAGGGCCACTTGATGATGCAACCATTGCACGTCAACGTCCTAATAAGAACAAGATTAATTTGGAGTATCTCGCACTCACAGACCCATGCACCGATGGTACGATGCACCGGTACGCCGCTaacaaataaaatttaaattcatttttttgggGGCGCATATCAATTAAGACCTGGGCTCTCCTTCTCGAACTTGCGTAGCTTCGTGTGCCAGCCCAGCCAATTGGTTCTCCACAGATTAACACTTTACGTTCCTCAATATTCAAGAGGGAACATCGATAGTGACAGTAGGGGTACTCTCTCACTTattcactttcaaacaatttctatttggcgcCTACCACTCGCCTCTTTTGGCTCTCTTCAAAAAGGTTAAGGCACTCTCTAAATCGGATACTGAATCGGTAGCAACAATGAATCTCATTCCATATTTTCTAATTATGTTCTTTATTTACTGTACTTGGATAGACATATGGTGAAGATTGGAGTTGCATTTCCCAAAACATTGAAAAGGTGAACCCACTGGGAAATGTACGTTATGTTCAGAATTCAAAATTGCATGCGTCGAAAAGTGGTATACCATTCAGGCTGAGCCACTTTAACAGCCTAAAGCTGGAGACATTCGGAAAGTCGCTAAGAGTGAATATGCCGCAATTATTGGGGAATGTAATTCAAATTTTCTTATCGATTTCAGCTGAGAAAATCAGCTGATTTTTAAAATcttttatcgataaaatataccgaaatataccgacTTTTGTTCAAAATAtgccgtaaatatactgacaaaTTGACGAGTGTATTTAACGACACACTACTgtgtatttaaaatttttgctCGTTGGCTGAGGttgtggtcgtcgtcgtcgtcggtcT
It encodes the following:
- the LOC108159894 gene encoding uncharacterized protein LOC108159894, whose translation is MFMVYPRDKWAWLNRAYRYREAVIKPILCPAVNDSCPYKNRVRRFRVIYSNSVYFALAGSSGDMLKIAKPNEFDLVFKLRFPHYREIIVTRDSEMPGNVLLDITRVLQLLKSDPREDQQNIRRLLKSLVNAQNILIVEKLQHWLQSLFSRTLNRLDHRIVVDGKASKLKYRTCGPAHTIEVEGMEYSVDFVPAIRLDDAQNVFRTEQLNYHANIHYWDAIPKPLKKPLITESISFRSSFYEAEKAMLRGKHENCRNVIKCIKKFRDVQTNLHNLKSYYIKTLFLWKIRFEPESYWYKPLTVILIDMFEELTDRLMHGRLDYFWDPKLNMLDIYSRNQTIEMFRCVQGMSGKLRRVAKARNPTYRSLLSVLQAFSHREERIAIPRCYTRKSHQKRQSNRSCIIPQEIINFTSGPNRKTERIQIGASTFWDPELKNFDIYTSVQTMEKFRCVQGTVDKLRREAGYTIYCSLLSVLQDFSHNKEWIAIPSCYPRKSYPKRKCVKRLKNHSQ